In the Paenibacillus pabuli genome, one interval contains:
- a CDS encoding copper amine oxidase N-terminal domain-containing protein, which produces MNLKRNMSIVTAVAVLQAFAVGSANAQPVDQGDAAVVQPAKVESVEVMKKEVPLTENEIKIKNSTASSKAESSEEGNEATKSVGVETTPATENDPPASGKETTTDESEDGSAIQEGTSEDDKTTATPAQVEQPSTGQTTTGTSGGDLTLYMNSNKMDQDGISYLAGQPMTVKNGVSYVAIRALVDRVGYGVKYDNKTKETIIISGENELRFKTNSKVYTVNGESRTMKGPAYQQKNTFMVPLTSITQALNISYKVNQSAKTVVLNLHKKPVASFVISQKEIFAGDQVDYVTSYNSPNGLELASERWTGRQESFDQAGTYTISYQVQDSNGQWSDPYSVTIQVLQPNLPPVALFTTDKEQYKMGEKITYIDQSTDDEGKIEKTVWDNNPLAFFEPGAKTVTLTVTDNHGATNTYSKVINITDETLYNFSDFNLLFTPVGQKFTFNGGEVTAMEKVPYTYRDEASLLIRSNSPETVNTEGIVYKESSSGQTRFMIHHVNNTGKRVKMYVIATNNNPYPAVFEQQNMGFAGPTPFATVAGKLSIDKWFKSIQTGADQKKEYIEPGESKLILTELNKTPMKEGQVISLYSDAFSDYTLDYNVILVEENKDPFEALPTLPVLDRDGVHNRGTYPNATRIITYDQQVGATPARLPLGDNVSDPNLVGTDPMAYIEASNAGNFGVLYKITLSNVAPRTLISFNPRGGKYFGVALVNGQLVQIVDGSISVNNSSEQSVLYRTGSNSESVTILFSAAPGSNLPVNLLFTPLPMEK; this is translated from the coding sequence ATGAATCTGAAAAGAAATATGTCCATAGTTACCGCTGTAGCTGTACTGCAAGCATTTGCAGTTGGTTCAGCAAACGCACAACCCGTGGATCAAGGGGATGCAGCAGTTGTCCAGCCCGCCAAAGTAGAATCAGTAGAGGTCATGAAGAAAGAAGTGCCGCTTACCGAGAATGAAATAAAGATAAAAAACAGCACAGCATCCTCAAAAGCTGAATCTTCTGAAGAAGGCAACGAAGCCACCAAATCAGTGGGCGTGGAGACAACACCTGCGACAGAAAATGATCCGCCTGCTAGTGGTAAAGAAACAACAACGGATGAATCCGAGGACGGTTCTGCGATTCAGGAAGGAACCTCAGAAGATGACAAGACGACAGCTACTCCAGCTCAAGTCGAGCAGCCTTCAACAGGTCAGACTACTACCGGTACATCAGGTGGAGACCTTACATTGTACATGAATAGCAATAAAATGGATCAGGATGGGATATCGTATCTTGCTGGCCAGCCAATGACTGTAAAAAACGGTGTATCCTATGTTGCGATCCGTGCACTGGTGGACCGTGTGGGGTACGGGGTAAAATACGATAACAAAACCAAGGAAACCATCATTATCAGTGGTGAAAATGAGCTCCGATTTAAAACGAACAGCAAGGTCTATACCGTTAATGGGGAGTCCAGAACAATGAAAGGCCCTGCGTATCAGCAAAAAAATACGTTTATGGTGCCGTTAACTTCCATTACTCAAGCTCTCAACATTTCCTACAAGGTGAATCAGTCAGCGAAAACAGTGGTGCTGAATCTACATAAGAAACCCGTTGCAAGCTTTGTAATTTCCCAGAAGGAAATTTTTGCGGGAGATCAAGTGGATTATGTGACTTCCTACAACTCTCCAAATGGACTGGAGCTTGCCAGCGAACGCTGGACAGGTCGTCAGGAATCGTTTGATCAAGCTGGTACATATACGATATCATATCAAGTTCAGGATTCAAACGGTCAATGGAGCGACCCCTATTCGGTTACAATTCAAGTTTTGCAGCCTAATCTTCCTCCTGTGGCTTTGTTCACAACGGACAAGGAACAATATAAGATGGGCGAAAAAATAACATATATCGACCAAAGTACAGATGATGAAGGTAAGATTGAGAAAACGGTTTGGGATAACAATCCGCTTGCATTCTTTGAACCTGGAGCCAAGACGGTGACATTGACCGTTACCGACAACCATGGTGCTACTAATACGTATTCCAAAGTGATAAACATAACCGATGAGACGTTATATAATTTTTCGGATTTTAATTTACTCTTCACTCCGGTTGGACAGAAGTTTACCTTTAATGGTGGCGAAGTGACTGCCATGGAGAAAGTGCCTTATACCTATAGAGATGAGGCAAGTTTGCTCATCCGCAGCAACAGTCCGGAAACGGTTAATACAGAAGGCATCGTGTATAAAGAATCATCTTCGGGGCAGACCCGTTTCATGATTCACCATGTGAACAATACAGGCAAAAGAGTGAAAATGTATGTTATTGCAACGAACAACAACCCATATCCAGCAGTATTCGAACAACAAAATATGGGCTTTGCTGGACCTACTCCGTTTGCTACCGTAGCCGGCAAATTGTCGATTGATAAATGGTTCAAGTCGATTCAGACTGGAGCTGATCAAAAGAAAGAGTATATAGAACCTGGAGAAAGCAAGCTGATCTTGACCGAACTCAATAAAACTCCAATGAAGGAAGGGCAAGTAATCTCGCTCTATTCCGACGCATTCAGCGATTATACCCTGGACTATAATGTTATCCTGGTTGAAGAAAATAAAGATCCGTTCGAAGCTTTACCGACGCTTCCTGTACTTGATCGGGATGGTGTGCACAACCGTGGCACGTACCCGAATGCAACACGTATCATAACGTACGATCAGCAAGTGGGAGCTACACCAGCACGTTTGCCCCTAGGAGACAACGTTAGTGACCCGAATTTGGTTGGAACAGATCCAATGGCTTACATTGAGGCTTCCAATGCAGGTAACTTTGGGGTGTTATACAAAATCACGCTCAGCAATGTGGCACCGCGTACACTAATCTCTTTTAATCCGCGTGGAGGAAAGTACTTTGGAGTAGCGCTCGTGAACGGCCAGCTTGTACAAATTGTTGATGGTAGCATATCTGTCAACAACTCGAGTGAACAGAGCGTACTCTACCGCACAGGATCCAATTCGGAAAGTGTAACAATTCTTTTCTCGGCCGCGCCAGGAAGCAACCTGCCGGTTAATCTGCTCTTTACACCGCTTCCGATGG
- a CDS encoding S-layer homology domain-containing protein, with protein sequence MKKKLLIKVMTTTALLSASIQPAFASTELTDIQGSFAQDAIQKLAETGIINGQGDGKFNPTGKINRQDFAIILAKALGLNVESAPVQPTFSDIPADSYSYRYVEAATKAGLIKGLGNGTFGLGKNLSREDMAVLFARSLNYTAGADITIGKASQLKFTDANSIADYAKDAVATAVELGLINGNRNGTFNPQGSASREQVAMVASKFLTAQQKIKDELANQQSQEQDNSVPPTITPEQTAPVPTVPSSSGSSSGNNSNSGSPTVPTDSLAPTVAIMSSTPVPVGGSVSVTSSETGFVYLVPYEGIPVEVSGLNALVTEHRAAKEAITAANIQTFISTEGLAAGMYRAVAVDAAGNISAPSEASIELIENTIQMTSIEFLDARTIVLNYDEELDTTHIPTAFNEDGDTITSDLVVKSLDGDVLYPIPLSNEDVVISGKRVMIKLQFPVQVDEYLYISYQPHAEENALRTISGKKAQSISDYKIQYSKAYESSLSLSLAPSAFFVVNTSLAVNEPISLSVSANPENYNKRSIKSLIQVKRGESVENFQYNSVDNDFDIIDTEQHVLGSVSVTSTSDALTITPNGNSGLSIMPSNMLLGDNTQLVFTLHEEGNDQTKQVLLPVTIDQIKPTVTDATYNNGNITLNFSESITVPFPSVGSTTLEYAPSGDFTAEDNKTLNGSPLEMSSPETDYQYSLVNNQLVILLTQQSFNKYNFASPGKFRVTLNGYQDYAKNNFEQDQWEVSIPAILD encoded by the coding sequence TTGAAGAAAAAGCTACTCATCAAAGTCATGACAACTACTGCTCTGCTTAGTGCAAGCATCCAGCCTGCTTTCGCTTCAACGGAACTGACCGATATCCAAGGTTCGTTTGCCCAAGACGCCATTCAGAAGCTAGCTGAGACCGGAATTATCAACGGGCAAGGTGATGGCAAGTTTAATCCGACTGGCAAGATAAACAGACAGGATTTCGCAATCATTCTTGCCAAAGCTCTAGGTCTGAATGTGGAAAGCGCGCCTGTACAGCCGACTTTTTCGGACATTCCGGCAGATAGTTACTCCTACAGATACGTGGAAGCTGCAACTAAAGCAGGCTTGATCAAGGGACTTGGAAATGGTACTTTCGGCTTGGGAAAAAATCTTTCCCGGGAGGATATGGCGGTACTGTTTGCCAGATCACTAAACTATACTGCAGGTGCTGATATTACAATCGGTAAAGCATCGCAGTTGAAATTCACGGATGCAAACTCCATCGCAGATTATGCCAAAGATGCGGTAGCAACGGCTGTTGAGCTTGGACTGATTAATGGAAATCGTAACGGCACCTTTAACCCGCAAGGCAGTGCCAGCCGTGAACAGGTAGCTATGGTAGCCAGTAAATTCCTAACAGCTCAGCAAAAAATAAAAGACGAGCTCGCAAATCAGCAATCCCAGGAGCAGGATAATTCAGTCCCCCCGACCATAACGCCTGAACAAACGGCGCCTGTTCCAACCGTGCCTTCTTCCAGCGGAAGCAGCAGCGGCAACAATAGTAACAGTGGAAGCCCAACTGTCCCAACTGATAGCTTAGCTCCAACGGTAGCTATCATGTCTTCCACCCCTGTTCCAGTTGGAGGGAGCGTAAGTGTAACCAGTTCCGAAACCGGTTTTGTTTATTTGGTGCCATATGAAGGCATTCCAGTGGAAGTATCCGGGCTGAATGCATTAGTAACAGAGCACCGTGCTGCAAAAGAAGCCATCACAGCAGCTAATATCCAAACCTTCATCTCGACCGAGGGACTGGCTGCCGGAATGTACCGGGCAGTAGCGGTCGATGCAGCGGGTAATATTTCCGCACCTTCAGAAGCATCGATTGAATTGATAGAGAACACCATCCAAATGACTTCAATCGAGTTTTTGGACGCCCGTACGATCGTGTTGAATTATGATGAAGAGTTGGATACGACTCATATTCCCACTGCTTTTAACGAAGACGGGGATACAATTACCTCTGATTTGGTTGTAAAAAGCTTAGACGGTGACGTTCTATATCCTATACCTTTGAGTAACGAGGATGTCGTGATTTCAGGGAAGCGAGTAATGATTAAACTGCAATTCCCGGTGCAAGTGGATGAGTATCTGTATATCTCATATCAGCCTCATGCCGAGGAAAATGCTCTTCGCACGATATCAGGCAAAAAGGCTCAGTCAATTAGTGATTACAAAATTCAATACTCAAAGGCTTATGAATCCTCACTTTCATTGTCTCTTGCACCAAGTGCTTTCTTTGTAGTTAATACTAGTTTAGCAGTTAATGAACCGATCTCACTATCTGTATCAGCCAATCCTGAAAACTACAATAAGCGCAGCATTAAGAGTTTAATTCAGGTTAAGCGGGGCGAATCGGTAGAGAACTTCCAATACAATTCTGTAGACAACGATTTTGATATTATCGATACAGAACAGCATGTGCTGGGCAGCGTAAGCGTCACTTCTACCTCTGATGCACTGACGATTACTCCAAATGGAAATAGTGGATTGTCGATAATGCCTTCTAACATGTTATTGGGAGATAATACTCAGCTTGTATTCACCCTTCATGAGGAGGGAAATGACCAAACTAAACAGGTATTACTTCCTGTTACAATTGATCAAATCAAGCCAACCGTGACGGATGCGACATATAATAACGGCAACATTACGCTGAATTTTAGTGAGTCTATCACTGTACCGTTCCCTTCTGTGGGTAGTACTACACTGGAATATGCACCTAGTGGTGATTTCACAGCAGAAGATAACAAGACACTAAATGGCAGTCCTTTGGAAATGAGTAGTCCGGAAACAGATTACCAGTATTCCTTAGTAAATAATCAGCTGGTAATCTTGTTGACGCAGCAATCCTTTAACAAATATAACTTTGCATCCCCTGGAAAGTTTCGAGTAACGCTTAATGGCTATCAAGATTACGCGAAAAACAACTTCGAGCAAGACCAGTGGGAAGTTTCTATTCCCGCTATACTCGATTGA
- a CDS encoding VOC family protein, with translation MKFASVRIITDDVDRLVQFYEKVMGVSAERPAPVFAELVVPSCTLAIGHSQTVPLFGVDSAVAGDNRSVILEFRVHNVDAEYERLKPLVDEWVKEPTTMPWGNRAVLFRDPDGNLINLFQPVTEEAIKRFSGRG, from the coding sequence ATGAAATTTGCTTCTGTACGTATTATTACCGATGATGTGGATCGTCTTGTCCAGTTCTATGAGAAAGTCATGGGTGTTTCGGCGGAACGTCCTGCACCAGTCTTTGCTGAACTCGTTGTGCCATCGTGCACCCTGGCCATCGGTCACTCCCAGACGGTGCCATTGTTCGGAGTTGATTCCGCTGTGGCTGGCGACAATCGCAGTGTCATCCTCGAGTTTCGCGTTCATAATGTCGATGCCGAATACGAACGTTTGAAGCCATTGGTCGATGAATGGGTTAAGGAGCCAACCACAATGCCGTGGGGGAATCGAGCTGTGTTGTTCCGTGATCCAGACGGCAATCTCATTAACCTCTTTCAGCCGGTGACTGAGGAAGCGATTAAACGGTTCAGCGGAAGAGGTTGA
- a CDS encoding GNAT family N-acetyltransferase codes for MEFVIFQRAVPIEFLDYLSIEHHAVLKQMPHFYAAVGALVEGKPAGISLVHLPAADSQRSAKLLDFCIVPSYRRIGIGLALMNKLCLLLRKAGVQKLTVEYLKSEIDQPMLSTFFQACGFDLPQPGIYVYSSSLEVPLEFPWVRRFSLPESFTTTPFHSISPEEREWIKGGFGEWYPSILDPFAEEELIDKSRSVILRRHREVVGWLIFEPFDDKTILCKSMFVRIPFQRMARGVALMAEASRRLTMDPVYKELIFFVEVENQPMLRFIKKHVCSPHIKEEILWRSQKTLH; via the coding sequence TTGGAGTTTGTTATCTTTCAAAGGGCAGTTCCAATCGAATTTCTGGATTATCTTTCTATAGAGCACCACGCGGTCCTCAAGCAAATGCCGCATTTCTACGCTGCTGTGGGTGCATTAGTTGAAGGGAAGCCGGCAGGAATTTCATTAGTCCATCTTCCTGCTGCTGATTCTCAACGATCGGCAAAATTACTAGATTTTTGTATTGTCCCATCGTATCGCCGGATTGGAATTGGCCTAGCTTTAATGAATAAGCTGTGCTTATTACTAAGAAAGGCCGGAGTACAGAAACTGACTGTTGAATATCTGAAGAGCGAAATAGATCAACCCATGTTATCGACTTTTTTTCAAGCTTGTGGCTTTGATCTCCCGCAACCTGGTATTTATGTTTACAGTTCATCTCTGGAGGTTCCATTAGAGTTCCCGTGGGTAAGACGCTTTTCCTTGCCTGAAAGCTTCACAACCACTCCTTTCCATTCGATTTCCCCGGAGGAACGGGAATGGATAAAAGGCGGGTTTGGAGAGTGGTACCCCTCAATTCTGGACCCGTTTGCAGAAGAAGAATTAATTGACAAAAGTCGAAGTGTGATTCTGCGCCGCCACAGGGAGGTTGTGGGATGGCTGATCTTTGAACCTTTTGATGACAAGACCATCCTGTGTAAATCCATGTTTGTCCGTATTCCATTTCAGCGTATGGCCAGAGGTGTAGCATTGATGGCCGAGGCTAGCCGGAGGCTGACAATGGATCCGGTTTATAAAGAATTGATCTTCTTTGTGGAAGTGGAAAATCAGCCGATGTTGAGATTTATTAAGAAACATGTATGTTCTCCACATATAAAAGAAGAAATTTTATGGAGATCACAGAAGACACTTCATTAG
- a CDS encoding MFS transporter, which translates to MNKANEKLSGKDWFLASIAGIASYLDAALLVSAGIALAIWSDHFGVNAWWTGVISTTLTLSVAIGALFGGRLSDKFGRVRVFNIDILLVAIGSLIIGFASNLETLLVGLVIAGLASGADLPTSLAVITERVAPERHGKVITITGMFWILGILLSQALGFATSTMGMTGTRMLFIWIAAVALLNWGVRVFSSKFRQVEQELYEENAHKNTSTQPEMRLTIKTIFASKRYLMPLLSVTGFYLFWNIPANTWGSFVNYFLVTINGRSQSYSTALGFIANAAAIAVLFFIYMRFADTKYRYTMMNMGLLLCTLSFVVSGIFGATSWVVFSIAYFVYSACNNLHGESIFKIWTQAFYSPDMRASATGVSIAIVRILTAVCSVFTPVIMNYSPNLLMWLLVASLLICWVFASISTQMVKKYNIADPGIKGSEVARSSMAVTQK; encoded by the coding sequence ATGAATAAAGCAAACGAAAAGCTGTCAGGCAAAGACTGGTTTCTTGCAAGTATTGCGGGGATTGCTTCGTACCTCGATGCCGCACTGCTAGTAAGCGCCGGCATCGCCTTGGCAATCTGGTCCGACCACTTTGGCGTGAACGCATGGTGGACAGGCGTTATCAGCACAACGTTGACATTATCTGTAGCGATCGGTGCATTGTTCGGCGGACGGCTATCGGACAAATTCGGCCGCGTGCGGGTGTTCAACATTGACATTCTGTTGGTGGCGATCGGCAGCTTAATTATCGGGTTCGCCAGTAATCTGGAGACGCTGCTCGTTGGTCTGGTCATCGCTGGGCTGGCGTCGGGAGCAGATCTGCCCACCTCGCTTGCTGTTATTACGGAGCGCGTCGCGCCTGAACGGCACGGCAAAGTCATCACCATCACCGGCATGTTCTGGATCCTCGGCATTCTGCTCTCGCAGGCGCTGGGCTTCGCCACTTCGACGATGGGAATGACCGGAACACGAATGTTGTTCATCTGGATTGCTGCTGTGGCGCTGCTGAACTGGGGAGTGCGTGTGTTCTCAAGCAAGTTTCGCCAAGTCGAGCAGGAGTTGTACGAGGAGAATGCCCATAAAAATACCTCGACTCAGCCGGAGATGCGACTGACGATCAAGACCATCTTTGCCTCGAAGAGATACCTGATGCCGCTGTTGTCCGTGACTGGCTTTTATCTATTCTGGAACATTCCTGCCAACACTTGGGGGTCGTTCGTAAACTATTTTCTCGTGACGATTAACGGTCGTTCACAATCCTATTCGACAGCCCTGGGCTTCATCGCCAATGCGGCCGCGATCGCAGTATTGTTCTTCATTTATATGCGTTTCGCCGATACGAAGTACCGCTATACCATGATGAACATGGGTTTGCTGTTGTGTACCTTATCTTTCGTTGTGTCAGGCATCTTTGGCGCAACCTCTTGGGTTGTGTTCTCTATAGCTTATTTCGTCTATTCCGCCTGTAACAATCTGCACGGGGAATCGATCTTCAAGATCTGGACACAGGCATTCTATTCACCAGATATGCGGGCTAGTGCCACAGGTGTATCCATCGCGATCGTACGCATTCTGACGGCTGTCTGCTCCGTGTTCACTCCAGTTATAATGAACTATTCTCCGAATCTCTTGATGTGGCTGCTCGTTGCTTCGCTGCTGATCTGCTGGGTATTCGCCAGTATATCCACTCAGATGGTCAAAAAGTACAATATCGCTGACCCCGGAATTAAAGGGTCGGAAGTGGCAAGGAGTAGTATGGCGGTAACGCAGAAGTAG